A genomic window from Flavobacterium johnsoniae includes:
- the yajC gene encoding preprotein translocase subunit YajC, protein MGQLSQFAPFLLMFVVIYFFMIRPQQKRAKNEKEFESSLKVGDRIITKSGFHGKVVELAETSVIIETMSGKLKIERSAISMEMSAALNKKA, encoded by the coding sequence ATGGGACAATTATCTCAATTTGCGCCATTTCTTTTAATGTTTGTGGTAATCTATTTTTTCATGATTAGACCACAGCAAAAAAGAGCAAAAAATGAAAAAGAATTTGAAAGTAGCCTAAAAGTAGGTGATAGAATAATTACAAAAAGTGGTTTCCACGGTAAAGTTGTTGAATTGGCTGAAACTTCAGTTATTATTGAAACAATGTCTGGAAAATTAAAAATTGAGCGTTCTGCAATTTCTATGGAAATGAGCGCTGCTTTGAATAAAAAAGCTTAA